The stretch of DNA CCAATCGAGGCAGCGGCAACAGAGAGCGGCCGAGCGACGAACAGCAACACCGCGCCGATCAGCAACGCGGGCAGTATGGCCTGCGGGATCTGCGCCGGGAACACCAGCAGACCGAGCATGACGAACAGGCAGATCTGCGCCAGCCACGCCAACGCTTCGGCGAAGCCGATCACCGCGCGCTGATACGGCAGATTCGAATTACCCAGCACGACACCCGCGACATATACCGCGAGGAAGCCGCTGGTTCCGGCTACGGTGGCGAGTTCGTACGACAGCAGCAATACGGCCAATGCCATCAACGCATAAAGACCGGATGACGGCAGCGATCCGTGCCGCATCAGGGCAACCCCACCAAATCCGACCGCCAAGCCGATCAGCAGGCCGCCAACCAGTTCGTAGGCAATCAGCAGCACGATCTGCCACCAGGAGTGGATCTCATCAATCGGTACGGACAGAAACGTCACCAGCAGGATGACCGGCGCATCGTTGAGCCCCGACTCCAACTCCAACGCGGCAGTGATCCGGGACGGCAATCCCAGCCCACGCAGCACCGAGAAGACGGCTGCCGCGTCAGTCGACGAGATGATCGCACCGGTGACGACGGCGACCTGCCAGCTTGTCCCCAGCACCAGCATCATGAAACCAGCCATGATCAATACGCTGACGGCAACAGCGATCGTGGACAGCGCGATACCCAAGCCGGTGAACGGCTTGACGTCGCGCCAGCGCGTGGTCAGGCCACCCTCGGCGAGAATCACCACCAAAGCCAGCGTGCCGAGGTCCTTGGCAAGATCGACTTCATGCCAGTTTGTGGCGACCCCGAGCAGCACACCAAACGCGAGGTAAAGCAGGAGGGACGGAAGGCCGATTCGGGTGGTCGCACGGACCGCAACGATCCCGACGAGTACGACAACGGTGGCTATGAGTAGCGTCACCGTGAGTCCCATTTGCGAATTATCTGGTATCGATTACCGGTACCGCCAAGCGGGTCGCGCGTTGGAGTATTCTGTGTCCCGAAGTGCGACAGCGTTGACGGGACCAGTACGGGTGCCCCGGCCGATGAGCGACCAGGGTTGGTGCGAGCCTGGCGACCGGACACCCCGAACCATCACCCCCGAGCTGCCGGAAGAACGCCATCACGGCGCGTAGAACCGGCCACTTCGACTTCGAGTGGGCCTGCGCTGCAGGCCAACGAGGGTGGTACCGCGGCCACTGTCGCCAACCGGCGAAGGTCGTCCCTCTCATCACGTAACTCTGATCGACGAGGACCGCCACCGATGGCCAAAGCCACGCCACTCCCGCATAAGGTCGACCTACCCGCGCTCGACCACGAAGTCCTGCAGTTCTGGCAGCAGCAGAACGTCTTCGAACGAAGCATCGAACGCACTGCCGACGGTGAGCCATGGGTGTTCTACGAGGGCCCACCGACTGCTAACGGCCAGCCCGGGGTGCACCACGTCGAGGCGCGCGTGTTCAAGGACCTTTACCCCCGCTACCGGACGATGAAGGGCTACTCCGTACCGCGGCGCGCAGGATGGGACTGTCACGGACTGCCCGTCGAAATCGCAGTGGAGAAGGAACTGGGCTTCTCCGGTAAACCCGATATCGAGAAATACGGCATCGAGGCGTTCAACGCCAAGTGCCGCGAATCGGTGCAGCGGCACGTCGGCGCCTTCACCGAGCTGACGAACCGGATGGGTTACTGGATCAACCTGGACGACGCGTACTGGACGATGAACGCCTCGTACGTCGAATCGGTGTGGTGGTCGCTGAAGCAGATCTTCGACGGTGGCCTGCTGGTGAAGGACCACCGGATCACGCCATACTGCCCACGCTGCGGCACCGGCCTGTCCGATCACGAAGTCTCGCAAGGGTACGAAACGATCACCGACCCCTCGGTGACCGTCCGGTTTGCGCTGATCGACGGCCCGAGTGAAATCGAGGACGCCGATCTACTGGTGTGGACGACGACGCCGTGGACGTTGGTGTCGAACACAGCGGTCGCCGTACATCCCGATGTCGAGTACGTCGTGGCCCGCGGCGCAGATTTCGCCGCGGAGGACCGCTCGGTGATCGTGGCTAAGCCTTTGCTGGAATCCGTGCTTGGCGCGGACGCCGAAGTGCTGTCCTCACTGCCGGGGCGAGACCTCGAACGTGCGCGGTACCAGCGACCGTTCGACCTGCTCGAGTGGCCTGAGGGCGCCGACGGCCATTACGTCGTACTGGCCGATTACGTCACCACCGAGGACGGCACCGGTTTGGTGCACCAGGCGCCCGCATTCGGCGCCGACGATATGGCCGTATGCAAGAGTTACGGACTTCCAGTGATCAACCCGGTGCGCGCCGACGGTACGTTCACGCCCGAGTTGCCGCTGATCGGCGGCGAGTTCTTCAAAACAGCCGACAAACCGTTGGTGCGTGACCTGCGCGAGCGAGGTCTGCTGTTTGCTTTCAAGCAGTACGAGCACTCCTACCCGCACTGCTGGCGCTGCCACACGCCCTTGATGTACTACGCGTTGCCGTCCTGGTACATCCGCACCACGCAGAAGAAGAACGAACTGCTTCGCGAGAACGAACGCACCACCTGGCATCCGCAGACGGTCAAGCACGGTCGGTACGGCGACTGGCTGAACAACAACATCGACTGGGCGCTCTCGCGCGATCGCTATTGGGGCACTCCCCTGCCAATCTGGGTCAACGACACGGATCCGACCAAACTGGTGTGTATCGGATCGCGTGCCGAACTTTCGCAGCGCACCGGCCGCGACCTGTCCGAACTCGACCCGCACCGCCCCTTCATCGACGACATCACGTTCACCGTCGACGGCGAGGAAGGCACCTACCGCCGGGTGCCGCAGGTCATCGATGCCTGGTACGACTCCGGTTCGATGCCGTTCGCCCAGTTGGGCTACCCGCACGTGGCGGGCTCCGAGCAAGAGTTTGCACGCACCTACCCCGCCGATTACATCTGCGAGGCGATCGACCAGACCCGCGGCTGGTTCTACTCGTTGATGGCCGTCGGTACGACGGTCTTCGACCAGTCCTCGTACAAGAACGTCGTCTGCCTGGGACACATTGTCGATCAGGACGGCAAGAAGATGAGCAAGCACCTCGGCAACATCATGCTGCCGGTGCCGCTGATGGACCAGCATGGCGCCGATGGGCTGCGTTGGCTGATGCTGTGCGTCGGTAACCCGTGGGCGACCCGCCGTGTGGGCGATGAGTTGATCGGCGAGGTCGTACGCAAGGTACTGCTGACCTATTGGAATACCGCTTCGTTCCTGACGCTGTACGCCGATGCGAACAACGTTGATCTCGCCGAGGTGCAGCAGGTCGCTCCCGCGGTTACCGAACGTCCCTCGCTGGATCGCTGGCTGCTCTCCGAGCTCAACGACACCATCAAGGTCGTCGACGAAGCCCTACAGGAGTTCGATTCGACCCGCGCCGGGCGTCGAATCACTCAGTTCATCGACGATATGTCGAATTGGTACGTGCGCCGTTCGCGCCGGCGTTTCTGGGACGGCGATCCCAGCGCCCTAGCCACGCTGACCGAGGCGGTCAGCAAGTTGACCGCGATCATGGCCCCGTTCGTACCGTTCATCACCGAGAAGGTGTGGGGCACGATCGTGCGTGCTGCCGATCAGGATGCGCCCGAGTCGGTGCACCTGGCCGAATGGCCCGCGCACGACGAATCGTTGATCGATGCGGAATTGTCGGGTGACATCGCGCAGGTCCGCCGGCTCGTGGACCTCGGACGCTCGGCGCGTACGGCGTCGAAGGTGCGTACGCGGCAGCCGCTGGGTCGCGCCTTGATCGGCGCGAGCGGTTTCGCGCGGCTCTCGGACGAGTTGCGCACGGAGGTCGCCGACGAACTCAACGTGCTGTCTGTGCAACCGTTGGGTGAGGCGTCCGGGGAACTCGTGCACGTCAGCGCGAAGGCAAGTTTCCGCGATCTCGCCAAGCGGCTGGGCGGCAAAGTGCAGGATGCCGCCAAGCAGATCGCGGCCGCTGACGCTGCGCAACTGGCTGCCGACCTACGCGCCGGTACCGCGTCGATCGAGATCGACGGCGCACCGTTCGCCCTGGACGTCGCCGACGTGATCATCACCGAAACCCCGCAGGAGGGTTGGGCGGTGCACACCGAGGCCGGCGAAAGCGTGGCGCTGGACCTAGAGATCACCGACGAACTGCGTGCCGCAGGCGTGGCTCGGGAGGCGATCCGACTGATTCAGGACGCGCGTAAGAACGCTGGCCTGGACGTGTCGGACCGCATCGCCCTGGCGTGGGCGTCCTCGGACGCGGACGTTGCGGCGGCAGTGGCTGCGCACTCTGATCGCATTGCCGACGAGGTTCTGGCGACCGACGTGTCCGAGGGTGCGCTCGAGCGCCCCGAGGACGGCGCTGATGACTCGCTCCGAGTGTGGGTGACGAAGGCTCAGTAGCCGCGCCCTGTGCGTCTCCGTTGGTCGTCGTCTCCGTTGCGCTCGTACCGCGCTCCGGGGCGACAGCCCGTACGAGGCGGCGACAGGTCGGCCCCATTCGGTCAGCGACTGAGGAGCGGTCAGGAAACGCGAACACCCGCCACATAATGTGGCGGGCGTTCAGCGTCGTGTTAGTCGTTTGATCCGACGAAGCCGGATACCTTAGTGCCGCCGCCTTCGGCGTCACCGTCCGGAGCGAGCTGCGGCATGGAATCGATCTCTTTGAGCTGATTCGACAGGTAGCCGTGCATCCGCGTGCGGTACGACGATTCGAACTCGCGTAGGCCTTCGATACGGCGCTCCAACGCGCTCTTGCGCTCATCCAGCGCACGCAAGATGTCGGCCTGCTTGCGTTCGGCGGCGGCGGTGAGCTCCTGGGCACGCTCCTGCGCGGCCTTCTCGGTCGCGGCGGCCTTGGTCTGCGAGTCGCTCAGCAGTGCTGCAGCGTTGGTGCGAACCTCGGTGAGGTGGCGCTCCGCTTCGGACTTCGCCTTGGTCACAGTCTCATCGTGCTGGCGCTGGGCCTCTTCGCGAAGAGTCTTGGCCTTCTCCTCGGCGTCCGCCAGGTCCTTGCCGGCCTTCTCCTTCGCCTCGCTGACGTGGCGGTCTGCGGTCTCCGTGGCGAGGGCGAGTATCCGGGAGGCATGCAGGTGCTCATCGATCGCGGATGGCTGCGCGGCCGGCTCAGCCTGTGCCGCGGCGGCCTCTGGCGCAGCGACGGGAGCCTGCCGCTCGACGACCGGCTCGGGCTGCGGTTCGGCGGGGGCGGTCTGCGCCTCGGATTCCGCCGCGTTGTCGGCCAATACCGAGTAGTGACCGCTGGCGCTCGAAGGCGCCTCGCTGGCGGTCGGCCGTCCACCCAGCTGACCTTCGAGGTCGGCTACCTGCGAGCGGAGGTCGGCATTCTCCTCGATGAGCCTGGCGAGCTCGGCCTCGACGAGGTCGAGAAACGCGTCGACCTCTTCGTCGTCGTATCCGCGCTTGCCAATCGGTGGCTTCTTGAACGCCACATTGTGGACGTCGGCGGGAGTCAGCGGCATTGTTTGTCCTTTTTCCTTCACTCAGTGCGGATCTGCAGGCAGAGCACGCCAGCCGGGACCGGCGCAACCCCACGTGGGCCTGCTCAGGGGGTGAACCTCAGGACCAGACTGAGGACTAATACTAGAACCATAAACCCTAAGTCGACCCTTGCACCCCCGATTGCGATAGGAGGGATTAATCTCCGCACCAACTTCACGGGCGGGTCGGTCACGGTGTAGACGCCATCAATCGCGATCGCGGCGGGCCCGGAGGGCACCCAGCGGCGTGCATAGATCCGCACCCATTCGATCACCATGCGCACCCAGAGCAGCACGACGAGAATGAAAAGCAGCAGGTGCAGCGCATCCAGGAAAACGTTCACCTGTCTATTGTGCGCGTGCTAGCCGCGAGCCGGGTAGCGGCCGTCCGCGATACGAGCCTTTTCCTCGGCCGTGACCTTGACTTTCTGCGGCGACAGCAGGAAGACCTTCGCGGTGATTCGCTCGAATGAACCGCGCAATGCGAACGTGAGACCGGCCGCGAAGTCGACGATGCGCTTCGCGTCGGCGTCGTCCATCTCGGTGAGGTTCATGATCACCGGGTTACCGTCGCGGAACTGCTCACCCAATGTGCGAGCCTCGGTGTAGGTGCGCGGATGCAGCGTCGTAATCCGCTGCGGGGCCGCAGGCGCCGGGACCTCGCGCGCTGCGAGACGCGGTTCGGGCACGGCGCGCTCCGGAACGCTCACCGGCGCGCTGTAACGGGGCTCTGGCGGGAGGTCGTCGATGTCGGCGTCGTCGTAATCGAAGCGATCGTCCTCGCTGATCGCATCTGCGTGAGCGTCGGACTCCCGGCGGTCGTAGGCGCGGGCACGAGGGGACGAATCACGTACGTCGGCCTCGTGCGCATCATCCTCGACGAGGCCGAGGTAGACGCCCATCTTCCGCATGGCTCCGGTCATCTGGCCACCTTCTTGGGTTGAGGACGCGCGCATAAATGCTGCGCGGTGGTTTCGTTTTCGTGCTCGCCCTAGGCTAATCGGCGCTCACCGAAGATCGCTGTTCCGACACGCACGTGCGTGGCTCCGTGCGCGATCGCAGCCGGGTAGTCACCGGACATTCCTGCGGAGATGACCTCCGCTGCGGGGAACTCGACTCGCAACTCGAGGCTGAGTCGATAGAGGCGCGCGAAACACACGTCGGGGTCCTGCCCCAGGGGCGCAATTGCCATGAGTCCGCGAATCCGCAACAACTCGTGTCCGGCGACATCGTTGGCCAACCGCAGGATGTCTGCCGGATGCGCCCCGCCGCGAGCGGCGGCAGAATCCTGCTCACCACGTGGCGCATCAGGGTCCAGATTGACCTGAAGCAATACCGGCAGCGGCGCGTACGCCGACCATCGATCGTCATCTTGCGCGGCTTTCGCCAACGCAGCGCCTAGCGCGGACCGATCGACCGAGTGCACCATATCGGCGTTCGCGACCACCTGCTTCGCCTTGTTGCGCTGCAGTCGTCCGATGAAATGCCACGTGGCACGCTGGCCCAGGTCGTGGTCGACCTCGCCGACGCCGGCCCGTTTCGCGGCTAATTCCTGCGGTTTGTTCTCCCCGAGGTCGAACAGTCCACTCGCCAAAGCGCGCGCCGCGTACTGCGGGGGATGGTTCTTGGTGACCGCGACGAGATTGACCTCACCGGGCGAGCGACCTGCAGAGCGACACGCGTCATCCAGTCGCTGGCGAAACTCCGCGGCACGTGCGGCGACGGCGTCCAGTTCCGCCGCGCTGACCTCGCTCATCTACGCTCCTCAATCCAGATGACGGCAGTCTGCCGCCCGGTCCGCCCATCGCGTCGGTAGCTGAACAACCCGTCGTCCTCAGCGGTGCAGCGATGATCGCGCTGCACCCTACTCACCCCAACGGCAGTGAGCTGCGCCACAACACCGGCTGGTAGGTCAAGTCCAGTCGTCCCGCGTCTCGTGGCGCACGCGCTTCCGGGTGCGGCAGCCTCGACATCCGCCTGCATCGCCGCTGGCACTTCATAGCAGGATCCGCAGATGGCAGGGCCCAGCAGTGCGTCGATTCGCTCTGGGCGCGCGCCGAGCTCACGCATCCGCTCAACGGTCGCCTTCACCACGCCGAGCCGCACACCGTGTCGACCCGCATGAGCAGCACCGATGACGCCGGATTCGTCGTCCCATAGCAAGACCGGCACGCAGTCAGCGGTCAGCACGTTGAGCGCGATACCTGGCGTGTCGCTGACCAACGCATCCACCATCGGTACGGGTTCTTGTTGCGGAGTCGAGACGACCGCAACCCCCCGCCCGTGCACCTGTTCCATCCACACCAGGTTCGGTCCCGGTACACCGATGGCGTCCGCCAGGCGCGCTCGATTCTGGGCCACCGCATCGGCGTCGTCACCGACGTGCGTGCCGAGGTTGAACGAGTTGTAGGGCGCGCGACTGGCTCCCGGTGAACGCGTAGACAGCACCCGTCGAATCCGACGGGTGCTGTCTGGCGCTGTCGAAGGCATGCCCAGCAGGCTAGTCCTTCATGAAATCGGGGATGTCGAGGTCATCGTCGAAATCGTCCATCGGCAGCGGACGACGGGCGGTCGGGCGCGGCGCGGGCGCGGACCTCGGCACATCGCGACGCTCGGCCGGAGCGCCTTGGCGCGGGTGCAGCGTTGGGCGATCCTCGCGCGGAGCCGAACGCTCCGCCGACGGGGGCGTCGCTGCGAACCGGTCACCGCG from Cumulibacter soli encodes:
- a CDS encoding potassium/proton antiporter; the protein is MGLTVTLLIATVVVLVGIVAVRATTRIGLPSLLLYLAFGVLLGVATNWHEVDLAKDLGTLALVVILAEGGLTTRWRDVKPFTGLGIALSTIAVAVSVLIMAGFMMLVLGTSWQVAVVTGAIISSTDAAAVFSVLRGLGLPSRITAALELESGLNDAPVILLVTFLSVPIDEIHSWWQIVLLIAYELVGGLLIGLAVGFGGVALMRHGSLPSSGLYALMALAVLLLSYELATVAGTSGFLAVYVAGVVLGNSNLPYQRAVIGFAEALAWLAQICLFVMLGLLVFPAQIPQAILPALLIGAVLLFVARPLSVAAASIGRKVPLAEQVFFSWAGLRGAVPIVLATIPISNGLSGGWEILHIVFILVVVFTLLQGTTLPFIARRLRLTGQSHTQDVEVEVAVLDEMAADLMTVSVPDDSRLGGLYIADLRLPPASAVSLVVRGEVRFVPDQQTRIHGGDQLLVVVASEQREATERRVRALARTGRLARWFDDDGEEDRPGGQR
- the ileS gene encoding isoleucine--tRNA ligase, with the translated sequence MAKATPLPHKVDLPALDHEVLQFWQQQNVFERSIERTADGEPWVFYEGPPTANGQPGVHHVEARVFKDLYPRYRTMKGYSVPRRAGWDCHGLPVEIAVEKELGFSGKPDIEKYGIEAFNAKCRESVQRHVGAFTELTNRMGYWINLDDAYWTMNASYVESVWWSLKQIFDGGLLVKDHRITPYCPRCGTGLSDHEVSQGYETITDPSVTVRFALIDGPSEIEDADLLVWTTTPWTLVSNTAVAVHPDVEYVVARGADFAAEDRSVIVAKPLLESVLGADAEVLSSLPGRDLERARYQRPFDLLEWPEGADGHYVVLADYVTTEDGTGLVHQAPAFGADDMAVCKSYGLPVINPVRADGTFTPELPLIGGEFFKTADKPLVRDLRERGLLFAFKQYEHSYPHCWRCHTPLMYYALPSWYIRTTQKKNELLRENERTTWHPQTVKHGRYGDWLNNNIDWALSRDRYWGTPLPIWVNDTDPTKLVCIGSRAELSQRTGRDLSELDPHRPFIDDITFTVDGEEGTYRRVPQVIDAWYDSGSMPFAQLGYPHVAGSEQEFARTYPADYICEAIDQTRGWFYSLMAVGTTVFDQSSYKNVVCLGHIVDQDGKKMSKHLGNIMLPVPLMDQHGADGLRWLMLCVGNPWATRRVGDELIGEVVRKVLLTYWNTASFLTLYADANNVDLAEVQQVAPAVTERPSLDRWLLSELNDTIKVVDEALQEFDSTRAGRRITQFIDDMSNWYVRRSRRRFWDGDPSALATLTEAVSKLTAIMAPFVPFITEKVWGTIVRAADQDAPESVHLAEWPAHDESLIDAELSGDIAQVRRLVDLGRSARTASKVRTRQPLGRALIGASGFARLSDELRTEVADELNVLSVQPLGEASGELVHVSAKASFRDLAKRLGGKVQDAAKQIAAADAAQLAADLRAGTASIEIDGAPFALDVADVIITETPQEGWAVHTEAGESVALDLEITDELRAAGVAREAIRLIQDARKNAGLDVSDRIALAWASSDADVAAAVAAHSDRIADEVLATDVSEGALERPEDGADDSLRVWVTKAQ
- a CDS encoding DivIVA domain-containing protein yields the protein MPLTPADVHNVAFKKPPIGKRGYDDEEVDAFLDLVEAELARLIEENADLRSQVADLEGQLGGRPTASEAPSSASGHYSVLADNAAESEAQTAPAEPQPEPVVERQAPVAAPEAAAAQAEPAAQPSAIDEHLHASRILALATETADRHVSEAKEKAGKDLADAEEKAKTLREEAQRQHDETVTKAKSEAERHLTEVRTNAAALLSDSQTKAAATEKAAQERAQELTAAAERKQADILRALDERKSALERRIEGLREFESSYRTRMHGYLSNQLKEIDSMPQLAPDGDAEGGGTKVSGFVGSND
- a CDS encoding YggT family protein, yielding MNVFLDALHLLLFILVVLLWVRMVIEWVRIYARRWVPSGPAAIAIDGVYTVTDPPVKLVRRLIPPIAIGGARVDLGFMVLVLVLSLVLRFTP
- a CDS encoding cell division protein SepF, which produces MTGAMRKMGVYLGLVEDDAHEADVRDSSPRARAYDRRESDAHADAISEDDRFDYDDADIDDLPPEPRYSAPVSVPERAVPEPRLAAREVPAPAAPQRITTLHPRTYTEARTLGEQFRDGNPVIMNLTEMDDADAKRIVDFAAGLTFALRGSFERITAKVFLLSPQKVKVTAEEKARIADGRYPARG
- a CDS encoding YggS family pyridoxal phosphate-dependent enzyme gives rise to the protein MSEVSAAELDAVAARAAEFRQRLDDACRSAGRSPGEVNLVAVTKNHPPQYAARALASGLFDLGENKPQELAAKRAGVGEVDHDLGQRATWHFIGRLQRNKAKQVVANADMVHSVDRSALGAALAKAAQDDDRWSAYAPLPVLLQVNLDPDAPRGEQDSAAARGGAHPADILRLANDVAGHELLRIRGLMAIAPLGQDPDVCFARLYRLSLELRVEFPAAEVISAGMSGDYPAAIAHGATHVRVGTAIFGERRLA
- the pgeF gene encoding peptidoglycan editing factor PgeF, encoding MPSTAPDSTRRIRRVLSTRSPGASRAPYNSFNLGTHVGDDADAVAQNRARLADAIGVPGPNLVWMEQVHGRGVAVVSTPQQEPVPMVDALVSDTPGIALNVLTADCVPVLLWDDESGVIGAAHAGRHGVRLGVVKATVERMRELGARPERIDALLGPAICGSCYEVPAAMQADVEAAAPGSACATRRGTTGLDLPAGVVAQLTAVGVSRVQRDHRCTAEDDGLFSYRRDGRTGRQTAVIWIEERR